The nucleotide window AAACGGTCAGAGAGCCGAAGCGCCGGTAGGTTGTCAATCGTCGGAAGTTAGGAATCCCGCCGATGGGCTGGAATCAGGGCGATCGGCTAAATCTGGTAATCGCCCGGCTTGTCGTGGTCGCCTTTGGCTACCGGGCTGGCGGCATCGACGCCGGTGGTGTTGTCGCGGTTGCGGTCGTAAAAAATACGCACACCGGCCTGCGGCTTTGAGTTGGTTTGCTGGAGCAGTTGCGAGGCGCGCAATAAAGCGCGTTTGGTGCTCATCGTGAGGTTCGCCTCGGCGGGGAAAATGTTTTCGACGCCGACCGTCTTGAGCGCACCGCTTTTCCTGAGCACTTGTTCGACGTCGGGATTGATGCCGCTGATGAGCAGATGACGGCCGGTTTTGCGGAGGTAAGCGTGCAGTTGCAGCAAGGACATGACCGCCGTGGCATCGAGATGGCGGGCGTTTTTCATGCGCAGGATGACCACGATGAGGCCGTCGTTATCGGCCAGCAGCCGGACTTGTTCTTGAAACAAATCTGCGGCTCCGAAGAACAATTCCCCCTCAACGTGCACAATAGAGATCGCCGCGTTGCTGCGTTGGTTGCCGCCATTGAGTTCGGCGAGTTGGCCTTGGTCGTTGAAGCCGTATTCCACCAAGGCGGGAGCGCTGGCCTTGCGCAGAAAAAGCGCCAGCGAGACACCTACGCCCACATAAATGGCTGTGTCCAAATTCAGGAAAAACGCCGAGCAGAGCGTTACGGCGAAGACGACTGCATCGGAGCGGGTCGCGCGCCAGGAGATGCGAATCTGCTCACGGTTGAGCATTTTTAGGCCGATGCGAATCAGGTGGGCGGCAAGACAGGCAACCGGGATTGAGTTGATCACCGGGGCCACGAAAAAAAGCGCGCCGAGCACCAGTAGGCTGCTGAGCAAAGCGGAGACCTGCGTCTTCGCCCCGCTTTGCAGGTTGGCTGCCGAGCGGGCAAAGGAGGCCGAACCGGGCATCGCTCCAAAAAAACTATTGGCGATATTCGCCGAGCCCATCGCAACCAACTCCTGGTTGGCGTCGAGGCGCTGGCCCGATTGCGAGGCCAGCGTCTTCGAGATGGAAATGGCCTCCAGCATACCGAGGATCGCGATGGCGAGGGCGGCACTGAGCAGCGGCGGCACCACCGACCAATCGGATTGGCTCAACGGGATTCCGATAAACGAGGGCAATGCAGCCGTAAGCGCCCCCACGTCCTCAATGGTCTGGATTCCCAGCACCTTTAAATCGAAGTGCTGAGTGATCAGCGATAAGGCGACGAGGCCGATCAACTCCACCGGAATCCGTGGCCAGAAGCGTTCCAGCGCCCAGAAAACGAGCAGGGTAACTACCCCCATGGCCAACGGATAGGGGTTGAACGCAAACTGCATGAGGTGCTGCGCCGCCGCCTTGAGGGAATCCAGCGTGCTGCCGTGCTCCACTGCGGTGCCGAGCAGGTGGGGAATCTGGCCGGCCGCCAGCAGCAGCCCGATCGCCGTTCCGTAGCCGATGATCACCGAGCGCGAAATGAACTGCGTGAGTTTGCCCATCTGCGACAGGCCGGCGATGCATTGAAACACCCCGATGAGCAGCGCCAATATCAGGGCCAATTCAGCGGCAGACAGGGCTCCACCGCTGAGCGAATGCAGTGTCGCCGCCAAAATGATACTTACCGAATTGGTCGGCCCGAACACCATGTGGCGGGACGAACTGAACAGCGCGCAGACAAAGCCGCCGACCACCGCAGCCATGATCACCATCAACGGCGGCAGACCGGCGATGAGCGCAAACCCGATCGCCTGCGGAATGGAAACCAGCGAGACGGTCGCGCCGGCGGCAAAGTCCGCCTTTAACTTTGCCCAGCTATAATTCGCCAGCTCTTCGCGCAGCGGGAACCGCTCACTCAACCACCGACGCGAGTGCCGCTGGATATTATCCAGGGCGGAGGCATCCGTCGGTGTGGCCATCGTCAGGCTTCGATCCCGAGCTTTTCGAGAATGCGCTGCAGGTCGTCATTGCCCGCGTAATCGATGACGATTTTTCCCTTTTTCGGGGTGTGCTGAAGGGCGACCCGTGAGCCGAAGTGGGAGGTTAAACGTTTCTCGATTCCGGCGACTGCGGAGGCGTCGGAGGCGGCGAGCTTGCGGACCGCGGGAGACTGAGCGGAAGGAGCGGGGGCGCCGGCCTTTTTGGCCTGCACCAGCTTTTCGGTGGCACGGACGCTCAATCCCTCCTCGATGACACGGCGGGCGATCAGGGCGCGTTGGGCGGGGTCTTCGATGCCCAGCAATACTTTGGCGTGGCCCACCGAGATGATGCTCTTGGAGACATAGCCCTGCAGCTCGGCATCGAGTGAAAGCAGGCGAAGGGCGTTCGCCACGGAGGCGCGGCCTTTGCCCACGCGCTCGGAGGCGGCCTCCTGGGTGAGGTCGAAGTCGCGGATGAGGCTGGCGTAACCGTAGGCTTCTTCGAGCGGGTTGAGGCCCTCGCGCTGAAGATTTTCGATCAGGCCGAGGGCGGCCGAGGAGGCGTTGCTCGCCTCGTGCAAGCGCACGGGGATGGTCTTGATTTTAAGCAACTGAAAGGCGCGCCAACGGCGTTCGCCGGCGATGAGTTCATATTTGTCGCCGGCCTTGCGCACCACAATCGGCTGCAGCAGGCCTTCGCTGCGGATGCTTTCGGCCAACTCGGATAATTGCGCGGGCGAGATTTCGCGGCGGGCCTGATAGGGGCTGGGCACGATCAAACTCACGGCGATTTCGGCAAAGCCGGGGAAACTCGGCACGGTGGCAGAAGGTGCCGGGGCTGGGGGTTTAGCCGTAACTGCGGCGGCAATAATGCCGCCTAGACCACGACCGAGACGAGATTTGGGAGCTGCACACATGAGATTTATTTG belongs to Opitutus sp. and includes:
- a CDS encoding SulP family inorganic anion transporter; this translates as MATPTDASALDNIQRHSRRWLSERFPLREELANYSWAKLKADFAAGATVSLVSIPQAIGFALIAGLPPLMVIMAAVVGGFVCALFSSSRHMVFGPTNSVSIILAATLHSLSGGALSAAELALILALLIGVFQCIAGLSQMGKLTQFISRSVIIGYGTAIGLLLAAGQIPHLLGTAVEHGSTLDSLKAAAQHLMQFAFNPYPLAMGVVTLLVFWALERFWPRIPVELIGLVALSLITQHFDLKVLGIQTIEDVGALTAALPSFIGIPLSQSDWSVVPPLLSAALAIAILGMLEAISISKTLASQSGQRLDANQELVAMGSANIANSFFGAMPGSASFARSAANLQSGAKTQVSALLSSLLVLGALFFVAPVINSIPVACLAAHLIRIGLKMLNREQIRISWRATRSDAVVFAVTLCSAFFLNLDTAIYVGVGVSLALFLRKASAPALVEYGFNDQGQLAELNGGNQRSNAAISIVHVEGELFFGAADLFQEQVRLLADNDGLIVVILRMKNARHLDATAVMSLLQLHAYLRKTGRHLLISGINPDVEQVLRKSGALKTVGVENIFPAEANLTMSTKRALLRASQLLQQTNSKPQAGVRIFYDRNRDNTTGVDAASPVAKGDHDKPGDYQI
- a CDS encoding ParB/RepB/Spo0J family partition protein, with the protein product MCAAPKSRLGRGLGGIIAAAVTAKPPAPAPSATVPSFPGFAEIAVSLIVPSPYQARREISPAQLSELAESIRSEGLLQPIVVRKAGDKYELIAGERRWRAFQLLKIKTIPVRLHEASNASSAALGLIENLQREGLNPLEEAYGYASLIRDFDLTQEAASERVGKGRASVANALRLLSLDAELQGYVSKSIISVGHAKVLLGIEDPAQRALIARRVIEEGLSVRATEKLVQAKKAGAPAPSAQSPAVRKLAASDASAVAGIEKRLTSHFGSRVALQHTPKKGKIVIDYAGNDDLQRILEKLGIEA